In one Thunnus maccoyii chromosome 12, fThuMac1.1, whole genome shotgun sequence genomic region, the following are encoded:
- the abcb8 gene encoding mitochondrial potassium channel ATP-binding subunit isoform X1 → MFQLIWCRANITAPVRSLSFYPRCNKTADFWKLSRLYTSPGSNAHSSSQKPGNAVSRIWSLTQRAVRQSTTRTSKPPGVALKFILGPALLTVSGRLFCHVAYCEADVNNNTPVEAEAKSPVPDFKWHILWEFVKPQLLALIGAVVLAFGAAILNIQIPLMLGDLVNVVARYLREHTGNYVHEMRAPALKLLGLYGIQGLLTTGYIILLSRVGERVAADMRKTLFASLLRQDVAFYDANKTGQLVNRLTADIQEFKSSFKLVISQGLRSMTQTVGCFVSLYVISPKLTGLTVVVIPCLVGAGAFLGSFLRKLSRLAQEQVAKATGVADEALGNVRTVKAFAMEERELQLYAYEVDKSCEMNENLGAGIAIFQGLSNVALNCIVLGTIFAGGTLISSNEMSPGDLMSFLVASQTVQRSLASISILFGQMVRGISSGARVFEYLSLQPTIPLAGGGRIPYHSLTGRVDFMNISFSYPTRPEHQILKKLNLTLPPCKTVAIVGESGGGKSTVASLLERFYDPTSGVIMLDGLDIRTLDLSWLRGQVIGFIDQEPVLFGSSIIENIRFGKPEATDAEVINAAKQANAHRFITDFPDGYNTVVGERGVTLSGGQKQRIAIARALIKNPSILVLDEATSALDAESERVVQEALDRATRGRTVLIIAHRLSTIQGADLICVMSNGRIVEAGTHLELLSKGGLYSDLIRRQRAEGKK, encoded by the exons atgtttcagttaATTTGGTGCAGAGCCAACATTACTGCACCTGTGCGGTCACTGTCGTTTTATCCGAGATGCAATAAAACAGCAGATTTCTGGAAACTTTCACG GTTGTATACATCTCCGGGATCAAATGCACATAGCTCCTCACAAAAACCTGGTAATGCTGTCAGTCGCATTTGGAGCCTTACTCAGAGAGCCGTCCGCCAGTCCACCACCCGAACATCTAAACCCCCGGGAGTGGCTCTGAAGTTTATCCTGGGACCTGCACTACTTACTGTCTCCGGACGTCTGTTTTGCCATGTAGCTTATTGCGAGGCAGATGTGAATAACAACACTCCAGTGGAGGCTGAAGCCAAAAGTCCTGTGCCTGATTTCAAATGGCATATCTTGTGGGAATTTGTCAAACCTCAGCTGCTTGCTCTCATTGGAGCTGTGGTG cttGCTTTTGGTGCCGCTATCTTGAATATTCAAATCCCCTTGATGCTTGGGGATCTGGTGAATGTTGTGGCACGCTACCTCAGGGAACATACTGGGAATTATGTCCATGAGATGAGGGCTCCTGCCCTGAAATTGCTTGGACTGTACGGCATCCAA GGCCTGCTGACGACCGGCTACATCATCCTGCTGTCAAGGGTGGGAGAGAGAGTGGCAGCTGACATGAGGAAGACCCTTTTTGCATCCTTACTAAG ACAAGATGTGGCTTTCTACGATGCCAATAAAACTGGGCAGCTGGTGAATCGCTTGACTGCTGACATTCAGGAGTTCAAGTCATCCTTTAAATTGGTCATCTCTCAG GGTCTAAGGAGTATGACACAGACAGTTGGATGTTTTGTGTCTCTATATGTCATCTCCCCTAAGCTCACAGGTTTGACAGTGGTTGTCATTCCCTGTCTAGTGGGAGCAGGGGCTTTCCTTGGCTCATTCCTTCGCAAACTATCCCGTTTGGCTCAAGAACAG GTGGCAAAAGCAACAGGAGTGGCAGACGAGGCACTTGGAAATGTGCGGACAGTGAAAGCTTTTGCTATGGAGGAGCGGGAGCTACA GTTATATGCATATGAAGTTGACAAATCATGcgaaatgaatgaaaatcttGGTGCTGGAATAGCAATTTTCCAAGGACTGTCAAACGTTGCCCTGAACT GCATTGTTCTGGGAACTATTTTTGCAGGAGGGACTTTAATTTCTAGCAATGAAATGTCCCCTGGAGACCTCATGTCTTTCTTGGTTGCTTCCCAGACAGTGCAGAG GTCTTTGGCCAGTATCTCTATCCTCTTTGGACAG ATGGTGAGAGGAATAAGCTCTGGGGCCCGTGTTTTTGAATACCTGTCTTTGCAACCTACTATCCCACTCGCTGGAGGAGGACGCATTCCTTACCATTCACTGACAGGAAGAGTTGATTTTATGAACATTTCGTTCAG cTATCCGACAAGACCTGAACATCAGATCTTGAAGAAGTTAAACTTAACGCTGCCACCTTGCAAAACTGTCGCCATCGTTGGAGAATCTGGAGGGG GAAAGTCCACAGTAGCCTCCTTACTGGAGCGTTTCTATGACCCGACCAGTGGTGTCATCATGTTGGACGGACTCGACATTCGAACGCTCGACTTGTCCTGGCTGAGGGGGCAAGTTATCGGATTTATTGATCAG GAGCCAGTTTTGTTCGGATCATCTATCATTGAAAACATCCGCTTTGGGAAGCCTGAAGCCACTGACGCGGAGGTCATTAATGCAGCCAAGCAAGCTAACGCTCACCGCTTCATTACAGATTTCCCAGATGGCTATAACACTGTGGTTG GCGAGCGAGGTGTGACGttatcaggtggacagaaacagcGCATTGCCATCGCCCGCGCCTTGATTAAGAACCCCAGCATCCTTGTACTGGATGAAGCGACCAGCGCTCTGGATGCAGAATCAGAGCGCGTGGTGCAGGAAGCTCTGGACAGGGCCACAAGGGGTCGCACTGTGCTCATCATCGCCCACCGGCTGAGCACCATTCAAGGCGCTGACCTCATCTGTGTCATGAGCAATGGCCGCATTGTGGAG gcTGGGACTCACTTGGAACTGCTGAGTAAAGGAGGACTTTATTCTGATCTGATCCGTAGGCAAAGAGCTGAGGGGAAGAAATGA
- the abcb8 gene encoding mitochondrial potassium channel ATP-binding subunit isoform X2, with product MHSGLYTSPGSNAHSSSQKPGNAVSRIWSLTQRAVRQSTTRTSKPPGVALKFILGPALLTVSGRLFCHVAYCEADVNNNTPVEAEAKSPVPDFKWHILWEFVKPQLLALIGAVVLAFGAAILNIQIPLMLGDLVNVVARYLREHTGNYVHEMRAPALKLLGLYGIQGLLTTGYIILLSRVGERVAADMRKTLFASLLRQDVAFYDANKTGQLVNRLTADIQEFKSSFKLVISQGLRSMTQTVGCFVSLYVISPKLTGLTVVVIPCLVGAGAFLGSFLRKLSRLAQEQVAKATGVADEALGNVRTVKAFAMEERELQLYAYEVDKSCEMNENLGAGIAIFQGLSNVALNCIVLGTIFAGGTLISSNEMSPGDLMSFLVASQTVQRSLASISILFGQMVRGISSGARVFEYLSLQPTIPLAGGGRIPYHSLTGRVDFMNISFSYPTRPEHQILKKLNLTLPPCKTVAIVGESGGGKSTVASLLERFYDPTSGVIMLDGLDIRTLDLSWLRGQVIGFIDQEPVLFGSSIIENIRFGKPEATDAEVINAAKQANAHRFITDFPDGYNTVVGERGVTLSGGQKQRIAIARALIKNPSILVLDEATSALDAESERVVQEALDRATRGRTVLIIAHRLSTIQGADLICVMSNGRIVEAGTHLELLSKGGLYSDLIRRQRAEGKK from the exons ATGCACTCTGG GTTGTATACATCTCCGGGATCAAATGCACATAGCTCCTCACAAAAACCTGGTAATGCTGTCAGTCGCATTTGGAGCCTTACTCAGAGAGCCGTCCGCCAGTCCACCACCCGAACATCTAAACCCCCGGGAGTGGCTCTGAAGTTTATCCTGGGACCTGCACTACTTACTGTCTCCGGACGTCTGTTTTGCCATGTAGCTTATTGCGAGGCAGATGTGAATAACAACACTCCAGTGGAGGCTGAAGCCAAAAGTCCTGTGCCTGATTTCAAATGGCATATCTTGTGGGAATTTGTCAAACCTCAGCTGCTTGCTCTCATTGGAGCTGTGGTG cttGCTTTTGGTGCCGCTATCTTGAATATTCAAATCCCCTTGATGCTTGGGGATCTGGTGAATGTTGTGGCACGCTACCTCAGGGAACATACTGGGAATTATGTCCATGAGATGAGGGCTCCTGCCCTGAAATTGCTTGGACTGTACGGCATCCAA GGCCTGCTGACGACCGGCTACATCATCCTGCTGTCAAGGGTGGGAGAGAGAGTGGCAGCTGACATGAGGAAGACCCTTTTTGCATCCTTACTAAG ACAAGATGTGGCTTTCTACGATGCCAATAAAACTGGGCAGCTGGTGAATCGCTTGACTGCTGACATTCAGGAGTTCAAGTCATCCTTTAAATTGGTCATCTCTCAG GGTCTAAGGAGTATGACACAGACAGTTGGATGTTTTGTGTCTCTATATGTCATCTCCCCTAAGCTCACAGGTTTGACAGTGGTTGTCATTCCCTGTCTAGTGGGAGCAGGGGCTTTCCTTGGCTCATTCCTTCGCAAACTATCCCGTTTGGCTCAAGAACAG GTGGCAAAAGCAACAGGAGTGGCAGACGAGGCACTTGGAAATGTGCGGACAGTGAAAGCTTTTGCTATGGAGGAGCGGGAGCTACA GTTATATGCATATGAAGTTGACAAATCATGcgaaatgaatgaaaatcttGGTGCTGGAATAGCAATTTTCCAAGGACTGTCAAACGTTGCCCTGAACT GCATTGTTCTGGGAACTATTTTTGCAGGAGGGACTTTAATTTCTAGCAATGAAATGTCCCCTGGAGACCTCATGTCTTTCTTGGTTGCTTCCCAGACAGTGCAGAG GTCTTTGGCCAGTATCTCTATCCTCTTTGGACAG ATGGTGAGAGGAATAAGCTCTGGGGCCCGTGTTTTTGAATACCTGTCTTTGCAACCTACTATCCCACTCGCTGGAGGAGGACGCATTCCTTACCATTCACTGACAGGAAGAGTTGATTTTATGAACATTTCGTTCAG cTATCCGACAAGACCTGAACATCAGATCTTGAAGAAGTTAAACTTAACGCTGCCACCTTGCAAAACTGTCGCCATCGTTGGAGAATCTGGAGGGG GAAAGTCCACAGTAGCCTCCTTACTGGAGCGTTTCTATGACCCGACCAGTGGTGTCATCATGTTGGACGGACTCGACATTCGAACGCTCGACTTGTCCTGGCTGAGGGGGCAAGTTATCGGATTTATTGATCAG GAGCCAGTTTTGTTCGGATCATCTATCATTGAAAACATCCGCTTTGGGAAGCCTGAAGCCACTGACGCGGAGGTCATTAATGCAGCCAAGCAAGCTAACGCTCACCGCTTCATTACAGATTTCCCAGATGGCTATAACACTGTGGTTG GCGAGCGAGGTGTGACGttatcaggtggacagaaacagcGCATTGCCATCGCCCGCGCCTTGATTAAGAACCCCAGCATCCTTGTACTGGATGAAGCGACCAGCGCTCTGGATGCAGAATCAGAGCGCGTGGTGCAGGAAGCTCTGGACAGGGCCACAAGGGGTCGCACTGTGCTCATCATCGCCCACCGGCTGAGCACCATTCAAGGCGCTGACCTCATCTGTGTCATGAGCAATGGCCGCATTGTGGAG gcTGGGACTCACTTGGAACTGCTGAGTAAAGGAGGACTTTATTCTGATCTGATCCGTAGGCAAAGAGCTGAGGGGAAGAAATGA
- the atg9b gene encoding autophagy-related protein 9B: MANLEAYQEYQRIEDFEEDSPPGEEDLLVHVPEGLKDSWHHIKNLDNFFTRIYHFHQKNGFACMMLTEFFELVQFLFVVTFTTFLVNCVEYDVLFANRVVNHTGPGQNPLDRNKVTLPDAILPSQQCTQRIQENSWIIFLLIMAAIFWVYRLIKVFCNVLSYWEIRQFYIKALKIRMDELCNFTWQEVQDRLISLQREQQMCIHKKELTELDIYHRILRFKNYMVAMINKSLLPVQLQLPLLGNVVFLTQGLKYNFELILFWGPGSLFQNKWNLHPKYKRIGNRLELAQQLSRVILLMGLANLLLCPFILVWQVLYAFFSYTEVIRREPGSLGARRWSLYGRLYLRHFNELDHELHGRLGRGYKPTSKYMNSFTSPLLTVLAKNIAFFSGSVLAVLIALTVYDEDVLTVQHILTLITVLGVVITITRSFIPDEHMVWCPEQLLQCMLAHIHYMPDHWRGNANKSETRDEVAQLFQYKAVFILEELLSPIVTPFILIFLLRNKSLEIIDFFRSFTVEVVGVGDICSFAQMDIRRHGNPTWMSEGQTEASIYQQAENGKTELSLMHFTIKNPRWQPPQESSVFISHLKEKVHHDAQGGPSTQLLLSEAPLCTSLQSNESGTGPDNLLASVLAHPILTASGLQGRDHRFIPPSTAASAAASVLASLSTSQLTHASRGRSHGLLPSSVHPESTMYRSDRTVMDSMSISDSRIRSNALHSEFASAEMSLHAIYMHELHQQSSHPQRPSGQWQNPVPLRDLHASTGFQAHSSLGSTISMPHPVHLGGWQEEEEEDEEDQEINSGSTPKQGTRSSC; the protein is encoded by the exons ATGGCCAACCTTGAAGCTTACCAGGAGTATCAGAGAATTGAGGACTTTGAGGAGGACTCACCACCAGGGGAGGAGGATTTACTGGTGCATGTACCCGAAGGCCTGAAAG ACTCATGGCATCACATCAAGAACCTGGATAACTTCTTCACAAGA ATCTACCATTTTCATCAAAAGAATGGATTTGCTTGTATGATGTTGACAGAGTTCTTTGAACTTGT tcagtttttgtttgttgtcacaTTCACAACGTTCCTTGTCAACTGCGTGGAGTACGATGTCCTGTTTGCCAATCGAGTCGTCAATCACACAGGGCCGGGCCAGAATCCCTTGGACAGGAACAAGGTCACTCTTCCAGATGCCATCCTACCCAGCCAGCAGTGTACTCAGAg GATCCAGGAAAACAGCTGGATCATATTCCTTCTCATCATGGCAGCCATCTTCTGGGTCTATCGACTCATTAAAGTCTTTTGCAATGTTCTGAGCTATTGGGAGATCAGGCAGTTCTACATCAAAGCGCTGAAGATCAGAATG GATGAACTATGCAACTTCACATGGCAGGAAGTGCAGGACCGGCTCATCAGCCTGCAGCGCGAACAGCAAATGTGCATACACAAGAAAGAGCTGACAGAACTCGACATCTATCACCGCATCCTGAGATTCAAGAACTACATGGTGGCCATGATAAACAAATCACTCCTACcagtgcagctgcagctccCCCTGCTGGGCAATGTGGTATTCCTCACACAAGGCCTGAAGTACAACTTTGAGCTCATACTATTCTGGGGTCCTGGCTCTCTGTTTCAGAATAAATGGAACCTGCACCCCAAGTACAAGCGCATTGGAAACCGCCTAGAGCTCGCCCAGCAGCTTAGTAGAGTCATCCTGCTGATGGGTTTGGCCAATTTGCTGCTGTGTCCCTTCATCCTGGTGTGGCAAGTGCTGTATGCTTTTTTCAGCTACACTGAAGTGATCCGCAGAGAGCCCGGGAGCCTGGGTGCCCGACGTTGGTCCCTGTACGGTCGTTTATACCTGCGTCACTTCAATGAGCTGGACCATGAGCTGCATGGACGCTTAGGCCGCGGCTACAAGCCCACTTCCAAATACATGAACTCCTTTACATCACCCCTGCTGACTGTGCTTGCTAAAAACATTGCCTTCTTCTCTGGCTCGGTGTTGGCTGTGCTCATTGCACTGACAGTCTATGATGAGGACGTTCTGACAGTACAGCACATTCTGACCCTTATCACTGTGCTGGGGGTGGTTATTACTATCACCAG GTCCTTCATCCCAGATGAGCATATGGTGTGGTGTCcagaacagctgctgcagtgcatGCTGGCACACATTCACTACATGCCAGACCACTGGAGGGGCAATGCTAACAAGAGCGAGACCCGTGACGAGGTGGCACAGCTGTTCCAGTACAAAGCG GTGTTCATCTTGGAGGAGTTGCTCAGTCCTATCGTCACACCCTTCATTCTCATCTTCCTTCTGAGGAACAAGTCTCTAGAGATCATTGACTTCTTCAGGAGTTTCACTGTGGAGGTTGTTGGAGTTGGAGACATCTGTTCCTTTGCGCAGATGGACATCAGACGCCATGGAAACCCAACA TGGATGTCAGAGGGCCAGACAGAGGCCTCCATATACCAACAGGCCGAGAATGGCAAGACAGAGTTGTCTCTCATGCATTTCACCATTAAGAACCCACGTTGGCAGCCGCCACAGGAGAGCTCAGTGTTCATCAGCCATCTAAAGGAGAAGGTGCATCACGATGCACAAGGTGGCCCCTCCAcccagctgctgctctctgaGGCTCCTCTCTGCACTTCACTGCAGTCCAATGAGTCTGGCACTGGG CCTGATAATCTGTTGGCCAGTGTCCTGGCCCACCCCATTCTAACTGCATCTGGACTACAAGGGCGAGATCATCGCTTCATCCCGCCAAGCAccgctgcttctgctgctgccagTGTCCTGGCCTCTTTATCCACCTCCCAGCTCACACATGCCAGCCGCGGCCGCTCTCACGGCCTCCTGCCCTCATCCGTCCATCCTGAGAGCACCATGTACCGCAGCGATCGCACCGTCATGGACAG TATGTCTATCAGTGACTCTCGCATTCGGAGCAATGCGCTGCACTCAGAGTTTGCCTCAGCAGAGATGAGCCTCCACGCTATCTACATGCATGAG CTCCACCAGCAGAGCTCCCACCCGCAGAGACCTTCGGGGCAGTGGCAGAACCCAGTGCCATTGAGAGATCTACACGCAAGCACtg GTTTCCAGGCACATAGTAGCCTTGGTTCCACAATTTCCATGCCCCATCCTGTGCACCTTGGTGGCtggcaagaggaggaggaggaggatgaagaagatCAGGAGATTAACAGTGGATCTACTCCAAAACAGGGCACCAGGAGTAGTTGTTGA